A stretch of DNA from Carassius carassius chromosome 22, fCarCar2.1, whole genome shotgun sequence:
atctatatatatatatatatatatatatattattattttttttttaatcctaatgTGACTAACAAGTCGAGCTTTTATTGTTAATGAATTAACTACAGTAATATAGTTTTagtaaattaagtatatttaagtaAAAAGCATATAATGTTTTTAGTTGTACATTTCATCATGCTTAACATGTTTCTGTTGTGTGTGTTATTAGGCATTCATTGTAGAGATTTCAGCATCAGTCTGCCACAGAACATTCAATCTCTCAGTGGATCCTGTGTGATCATAAAGTGCAGATTTGAGATTCAGGAACAATATGACAGAGACCTCACTGAGAGTGCTAAAGGACTGTGGCTCAAAGATGGGACATCTAATcactttgaatttaaaataactggaaAACTACATGAGAAAAACTGTACCACTATTTTTAATCATATTAGTTCAAATCATAATGGTAATTATAAGTTCAGGATAGAGGGTGAAGGTGGACTGAAATGGACATATACTATAACATCAGTTTCAATAGTTGTGATTGGTAAGTGACTTTATGActgaaaatattatgaaataatatacataaattgTGATTTAGTACAGTACAATAAAATCTGTGAACCATCATTTTCTAAAATTATGAAATGACAGAACAACATAATGTATATGTATGCTTTTCAGATTTATTCTTTGAAGAAGAATGACGGTGTCCTACCAAATttcatcacatccattttatttgacaCAAATCTTTGAATCacatatgtcatatatatatatatataaaagataaacGTGTGTGCATTTCAGACTCTCCCCCCAAACCTACAGTGCATCTGTATGTGGATCAGAAGGAGGTGCAGGATCAGGAGGAGGTGTTGGAGGGGAGCTCTGTGAGTCTGCGCTGCTCTGCTGAGACTCTCTGCTCCTCTCCTCCACCAACTCTCACATGGAGCTCCACTCCCAGAATCCCCCTCAGAGAGAGCAGCAGACGAGAGGAGCTCATCTCTGATCTGAACTTCACTGCTACTCACCGTCAGCACAGAGTCACTTTCACCTGCACTATAACCTACCAGCTACAGGACCAGAACAAAACAGCACAGAACAACATCACAGTACATGTTCAGTGTAAGTGAGGCTTTGAGatgcttttttagtttttaatcatattattgtgatttttattgTGAGGCCCTGAATTATTTTCCTTCAGATTCGCCTAAAAACACATCAGTGTCCGTGCTTCCCTCCAGCTCTGTGTTGGAGGGAAGTTCAGTGACTGTGACCTGCAGCAGTGAAGCAAACCCAGCAGTGAACTACACCTGGTCCAGAGAGAGTGAAGGACAGATGAAGCAGCTGCAGACTGGAGACACTCTTACCTTCGATAGGATCGACCTGAAACACAGAGGCTGGTACTACTGTACAGCTCACAACCAACATGGCACCCAGAACTCATCAGTGATGCTGGACATTCtgtgtgagtaaaaaaggaaccgAGAAAATCTTTCAACCAAGTTTTTGTAAGCAATGTAAACTGCATAGAAAGTTACTAAGAAATATTTCCAGTTGTGCTGCATAGACCATTCTCGATCTTTCTCTCTAATAGATGCTCCTAAGATCTCTCCTTCCTCCAGCTGTACCAGGACTGATGtaactgtgtgtttctgtgaggCTGATGGGAATCCCTCTCCTGAACTGGAGTGGCATCTGTCTGGACGTCCTGTTACTAACTCTTCAAACATGTTCATCAGTGAAGAGCGATTGAGCAGCACAGGTTTGAGGAGCTCCATCACTCTTCATCAGtctctcacaaacacatccaCTCTGCAGTGTGTCAGCAGAAACATTCATGGCACTGATGAACAACTgtttcatctggttttcatcaCTCAAAACGCTccatgtaaatataaatttaacatttaatctattTTAGTTATTGATATGGCAATGAATCAACTAGCCTACTGATTTTTTATTGAATAGGCAACAATTATTCAGATATGTATGGTTAAATATTTCATTGATATCAGAACAGCTGCTCTCTAGAATAAAGAAAGTTTCCATGAACtgtcacttatttatttaatagggTTTAACATTAACTCCCTCCTGGTTGGAGTCGCAGCTGGAACTTCATTTATGGCAATCTTATGGGTCACAACACGGCTGTACAAGTAAGTAGACAGTGTGATTGCCTAATGTAAAAACATATGCATAGTATGATTGTAAGTTAaccctaaaaaagaaaaatcacaaaggaGGTCTCTATAATAGACAGTAATGAGTTAAATGTAAATCAAAGAAACTATTGCTGAACTCTCCTGGTTTTCCAACCATCTCAATTTCCCAGAAAACACCCTAATATTCTTGTATATGTCCACTAGAGTTTCAGAGAcgatctcaacaatgtctcaaattACAGTAGTGTCAGATTTGATGATTTTGGTCTGCAACTAAAAGTTAGAGCTTTTCAATGTAAACATTTGGTAAACTGCTTCCAAATACTTCCAAGATCAAATTATCTTGGTAATCTACATTCATCTCATAGCTCTATGGAATAACTTTATGTCCAGAATTTAGTGTCTTGTGCTTTATTTCACCTAAAGAATTGTAGAAGGAACATCTGAGCCAACTCTGATATTTATTGGAGTTATATATCACTTACTGTATATACCTTgtgttttactatatttaaagcctcctgagctatgaaagagaaacatctaagaaataaaaaattctgaTAAATAAGGTACAAGCAGtcttatgttttttaaattattaattatttctaTAGATGTATCTTCAGGACTCAGAGTGGAGATAAAGCTGGACTGATTCAGACTGATGGGGTATGTTCCAATACATCAAACACACATGCTATTCATTCAGAAATATGTCAAACTCGTAAACACCATACTGCTTTTACAATTATTTTCCCCACCCACTGACACATTCCAAGTGTCTTGTGCATAAAAGCTCTCAACTGTTGATTCTCCATCTTTGTGCATCTTCTAGGCTGATTCGGTGGACATCAGGGGAGAACCTTTTTATGTTAATAAAGTTATGATGTCATCAGCTGAAGCCCCCATACTAAATCAGCCAGAACCCCTACATTATTCAACAATTAACTTTACAAACACCGATCCAGAGTCaaacaacatcagaggcatctcaTCGCTTACTACTGAATATGCTGTGGTCCGATACTTTGGTCAAAACATAGAAGATAGCGAGGCAAAGATCAGAAAGGTTCCCTCAATGCCACACGGGGAAGCCATCTATCAGGTTCCTCACAAAGCAGCAGCCAAAGCAAAACTAGTGCAGACATAAACATAAAGCAAGGTGAATCAACGAATGCATGCAATATTTCTACAAACatgtcatttttaattaattcaaatatgGATTTAAAGCATACTATACTATGTCATTTCTGTTATTGTATTAGAtaacaaaccaaaatgtattttttaatgaatgctactattattattttgttatgttaTTCAGTCAATATTTAATCTGTGGGGCACTGCATGTGCAATAGTTGTTGTTGTAAATAGGCCTACTGCTTGCTGAATAGTCATTATGAAGTGTTTATGAAGTTGTCTCATCAGCAAAACATCCAGGTTTACATAAGTGCATTCATAtatgcaacataaaaaaattatatatcactAT
This window harbors:
- the LOC132099014 gene encoding myelin-associated glycoprotein-like, producing MSVAEKISIFVFLLQGIHCRDFSISLPQNIQSLSGSCVIIKCRFEIQEQYDRDLTESAKGLWLKDGTSNHFEFKITGKLHEKNCTTIFNHISSNHNGNYKFRIEGEGGLKWTYTITSVSIVVIDSPPKPTVHLYVDQKEVQDQEEVLEGSSVSLRCSAETLCSSPPPTLTWSSTPRIPLRESSRREELISDLNFTATHRQHRVTFTCTITYQLQDQNKTAQNNITVHVQYSPKNTSVSVLPSSSVLEGSSVTVTCSSEANPAVNYTWSRESEGQMKQLQTGDTLTFDRIDLKHRGWYYCTAHNQHGTQNSSVMLDILYAPKISPSSSCTRTDVTVCFCEADGNPSPELEWHLSGRPVTNSSNMFISEERLSSTGLRSSITLHQSLTNTSTLQCVSRNIHGTDEQLFHLVFITQNAPWFNINSLLVGVAAGTSFMAILWVTTRLYKCIFRTQSGDKAGLIQTDGADSVDIRGEPFYVNKVMMSSAEAPILNQPEPLHYSTINFTNTDPESNNIRGISSLTTEYAVVRYFGQNIEDSEAKIRKVPSMPHGEAIYQVPHKAAAKAKLVQT